One window from the genome of Ictidomys tridecemlineatus isolate mIctTri1 chromosome 12, mIctTri1.hap1, whole genome shotgun sequence encodes:
- the LOC144369190 gene encoding uncharacterized protein LOC144369190, which translates to MRFDPLFPEKFHTEGENDENTEEPFRVQSLEPYRQDQLRNELLPVICGRNLHFSGNMGLISWDSIPTHQVLDLLFPSASPSFLGTWVNLYSEASHQPPGFLSLQQLLSMWLLLGGLNLEHQAHHLLAAIEDGKSSQAKPESQADCATSSVPVTAPQPTPEPEPSPREGAEPESRTSGVSTRSSPRPQYNKRMRGRCLIHVYLEKERTTQYRSILVTCQDRAPVIIRRALDAHLLQQEDPENYELLQILSNHQSKWNHQRVGSSESQWAHDNWEPEHSVH; encoded by the exons atgagatttgatcccctttttcctgaaaagttccacacggag ggtgaaaatgatgagaacacggaggagcccttcagggtacagagccttgaaccttacaggcaggaccagcttaggaatgagctcctgcctgtcatttgtgggaggaacctacatttcagcggcaacatggggttaatctcctgggattccatccccacccatcaggtgctggatctcttgttcccaag tgcctcaccttccttcctggggacctgggtgaacctctactccgaggcttcccatcagcctccaggctttctgagtctgcagcagctgctatccatgtggctcctgctgggaggcttgaacctggaacaccaagcacaccacctcctggccgcaattgaagatggcaaatcaagccaggcaaagcctgagagccaggcggactgtg ctacaagctcagttcctgtcacggctcctcagccaaccccagagccagagccttctcccagggaaggggcagagccggagtccaggacatcaggggtctctactcggtcctccccaaggccccaatataacaagcggatgagaggcaggtgcctcattcacgtctacctggaaaaggaaaggacaacacagtataggagcatcctg gtgacctgccaggacagggctccagtcatcatccgcagggccttagatgcacacttgctccagcaggaggacccagaaaactacgagcttctgcaaattctctcgaaccatcagagtaagtggaaccatcagagggtagggagcagtgagtcacagtgggctcacgataactgggagccagaacacagtgtgcattga